In Bombyx mori chromosome 11, ASM3026992v2, one genomic interval encodes:
- the LOC101741317 gene encoding protein FAM135B isoform X4 — MSDLQATFEFSVELYKFYNVDLFQRGLYQVRVGLRVSPKVSVHIEASVASSNAAARTGRPAANASLVGGLAASRAFQIMYRNEEVTLRDIVHFRAHLLVDSRNLKESLERAEWSLGVELWCSEGAQSSTLGPVSCRVLKLHFQPSQGLHYHLPVLFDYFHLSAVSITIHASLVALHQPYIKKSIMHYVQSCTPRSSKQWGKLMKNAGSNFNTSGNFENVLFGSSGKCAGGNSSKIAHARQVHAEVCGILLGSLEGLQSALTVCGSTGVMLTPEESSSSSVIGEVAQRIKDLSDFGKKSECGEDEEWAMSAAHDIARLCAEVTLRWRAFLHHTTDRPHVHHALAARHHALRIKRFSECFFVLDNPRHSLAGCYDSNYQSYQSIGDVARRSRYLALLPPLPVHCIALDGDPHIMPIIFEDRYQDTAEFARRRSFLSSNANKSGSDPLLNSMPIGKECVCTVSSRRPSSEASRTPKTIMDVLEPQFKAPKPSSNIVQATLTLAPQKSTRTSPKMTAVKGNNLVEVMKPHNKQLEITGRNRYIVQNNQISEIQLPPNRSFGSYSAQQGQQLSRYSASTLDMNSSKSTTNVSRSGKDRHDRNDSFRPKHDITSGVSTLPARHSKSLDQLRVSQMTPTNPTQRLSKNSTNNSQSSVNYPKQYQPQQTVKPTTLPRSVTTTNYPTNTTARCSSKGDDYRRNISEFREKYKNPCNMNINPQGNNEVFHSVGYKYDGAVKPNPNQIYGYTFGNQGTLQANNLIRNPLEFQRGYNVNLPRPMLPPRNSYPPVSGKVQSVDQSNLVSSKQVHRSNSTHVFHQNMENPQLDIEAARNQLRYELNYYLQKGDWSYDFNTGSLIQNYQKKSSKSSDDSGFVMTLDRSSDGTSKSTYSKTPPSTPHSTMPSVRHKKSRSKESKLNNSGRENTKINSSRDSLSSHHSIKSRDSKSDRHMSKSERSTPKSGRATPKSGKTTPRSGKATPRSGLATPKSGRATPRSGVATPKSGRSSGKPEKRTKHKPSEKMSQLMSEAASSSSNESIPFELRRLEQSASVPYSLDHGPELLRHCRSAASVLDEPNINNNFGSESLPNLAPPPAFESPPLDIDDKDFKILPPASFLSKEEQRRRSSSTSSLSEQSGWVSSGRSSGPSSPDNANSQLNQNFASNFTRTPSKTYEDPTNNEKSDGKAINDFKRTVLNGEQLRERLLKLAVKVAQNNSHEKIECCDKEVCEECTICSDSICTDSQCEYNKLMHSNGIDTGCNSDTCSASCFRQMPETNSKSNQRHNSFSATQSKSYSATPKNSNEGTVKKSQTISDNLHPYIRKEITPKPPPVPIKSNNIDKTKLKDRIQYTERLIAEEIRSLTVERPCKSHNKKSASDRPSAASVQKYQNKAKSEINLSHFIGDNDYEHLPPPQQFRDAPPPPDEFKVTKDPPSKSPKLSRQNSKSSTPSKTSKQQIQPSTLQLDNPLYHVCEENRESNFVSIFGLAESERLFVKCRDEFRQSVKYPGAIYSDFPPVENSLPYFHISDEYRMFNPEGLHLIICVHGLDGNAADLRLVKTYLELGLPGARLDFLMSERNQGDTFSDFDTMTDRLVQEILTHIQNSSEPARISFVGHSLGTIIIRSALARPQMKPYLGKLHTFLSLSGPHLGTLYNSSGLVNAGMWFMQKWKKSGSLLQLSLRDASDPRRSFLYRLSERSQLHQFKHILLCGSGQDRYVPLHSARLELCKAAAKDTSLLGQAYREMVHNMVSPLAARASAVSVVRYDVQHALPHTASALVGRAAHIAALDSDLFIEKFLLVSALKYFR; from the exons ATGAGCGACCTGCAGGCCACATTCGAGTTCTCCGTTGAGCTATACAAGTTCTACAATGTCGATCTCTTCCAAAGAGG GTTATACCAAGTTCGCGTGGGCTTGCGCGTGTCCCCAAAGGTGTCAGTGCACATTGAGGCCTCGGTTGCAAGTTCTAACGCCGCAGCTCGAACTGGCCGCCCTGCCGCCAACGCGTCGCTGGTCGGCGGTCTTGCAGCGTCGAGGGCTTTCCAGATAATGTACAGAAATGAGGAAGTCACGTTGCGAGATATAGTTCATTTCAGAGCCCATCTACTGG TTGACAGTCGAAATTTAAAAGAATCACTAGAACGAGCTGAGTGGAGTCTCGGCGTGGAGCTATGGTGCAGCGAAGGGGCTCAGTCCAGCACACTAGGGCCTGTCTCCTGCAGAGTGCTCAAGTTGCACTTCCAACCATCGCAGGGTCTACACTATCACTTACCTGTGCTGTTCGACTACTTCCATTTATCGGCAGTTTCCATCACCATCCACGCGAGTTTGGTTGCTTTGCATCAGCCCTACATCAA GAAAAGCATAATGCATTATGTGCAAAGTTG TACCCCAAGATCAAGTAAGCAATGGGGTAAACTGATGAAAAATGCAGGATCGAATTTCAACACGTCTGGTAACTTTGAAAATGTGCTTTTCGGATCCAGCGGGAAATGCGCTGGGGGAAATTCTAGTAAAATCGCTCACGCACG ACAAGTGCATGCTGAAGTTTGTGGTATTCTTCTTGGTTCGTTGGAGGGCTTGCAGAGCGCACTCACAGTATGTGGATCGACTGGCGTTATGCTCACACCTGAAGAGTCTTCTTCAAGCTCTGTCATCGGTGAAGTGGCACAAAGAATAAAAGATCTTAGTGACTTTGGaaag AAATCAGAATGCGGAGAAGACGAAGAATGGGCGATGAGTGCGGCCCACGACATCGCGCGGCTATGTGCTGAGGTGACTTTGCGTTGGAGAGCATTTCTACATCACACAACTGACCGACCTCATGTTCACCACGCACTAGCCGCTAGGCATCACGCTCTACG AATTAAACGATTTTCTGAGTGCTTTTTCGTGTTGGATAATCCACGACATTCACTAGCTGGGTGTTATGACAGCAACTACCAGTCTTACCAGAGTATCGGGGATGTAGCCCGAAGATCCAGATATTTAGCTCTGCTTCCGCCTCTCCCGGTACATTGTATTGCCCTTGACGGTGATCCACACATCATGCCTATCATTTTTGAAGACCG aTATCAAGATACGGCTGAATTCGCAAGACGACGTTCATTTTTGAGTTCAAATGCAAACAAATCAGGCAGTG ATCCACTTTTGAATTCAATGCCTATTGGAAAAGAGTGTGTATGTACGGTGAGTTCAAGAAGACCATCATCAGAAGCATCGAGAACGCCAAAAACGATTATGGATGTCCTCGAGCCTCAATTTAAAGCACCTAAACCAAGTTCCAATATTGTTCAAGCTACGTTAACATTAGCGCCACAGAAATCTACACGCACTTCTCCCAAAATGACGGCGGTAAAAGGAAACAACCTTGTTGAAGTAATGAAACCTCACAATAAACAATTAGAAATAACTGGACGAAACAGATATATTGTGCAAAACAATCAAATAAGTGAAATACAACTGCCCCCTAACAGATCTTTTGGTTCATATTCCGCACAACAAGGACAACAATTATCAAGGTATTCTGCATCTACTTTAGATATGAATAGTTCTAAAAGCACAACCAACGTTTCTCGATCGGGTAAAGACAGACATGATCGCAACGACAGTTTTCGTCCGAAACATGATATAACCAGTGGCGTTAGCACTTTACCTGCAAGACACAGTAAATCGTTAGACCAATTAAGAGTATCACAAATGACTCCAACGAATCCTACACAGAGGCTATCGAAAAATTCAACGAATAATTCTCAGTCTTCAGTGAACTACCCAAAACAATATCAACCACAACAAACAGTTAAACCTACTACTTTACCCAGAAGCGTCACAACTACTAATTACCCAACAAACACAACTGCAAGATGTTCATCAAAAGGAGATGACTATAGGAGGAACATTAGTGAATTtagagaaaaatataaaaacccaTGCAATATGAACATCAATCCACAAGGGAATAATGAAGTATTCCATAGCGTAGGATATAAGTATGATGGTGCGGTGAAACCTAATCCTAACCAAATCTATGGCTATACTTTCGGTAATCAGGGTACTCTACAAGCGAACAACCTAATTCGGAATCCCTTAGAATTTCAAAGAGGTTACAATGTAAATTTACCCCGTCCTATGTTACCTCCGCGTAATTCATATCCACCAGTGAGTGGTAAAGTACAATCAGTTGATCAAAGTAACTTAGTTTCTAGTAAACAGGTGCATCGATCCAACTCCACCCATGTTTTCCATCAAAATATGGAGAATCCACAACTAGACATTGAAGCTGCTCGAAACCAACTTCgatatgaactaaattactatctTCAAAAGGGGGACTGGAGCTACGATTTTAATACAGGGAGTCTTATTCAAAACTATCAAAAGAAATCTAGTAAAAGTAGTGATGATAGCGGATTTGTTATGACTCTTGATAGAAGCAGTGATGGAACATCAAAATCTACTTATTCAAAAACACCTCCTTCTACTCCTCATTCTACAATGCCTTCTGTAAGACATAAGAAAAGCCGTTCGAAAGAATCTAAGCTAAACAATAGTGGaagagaaaatacaaaaataaattcgaGCCGAGATTCCTTAAGCAGTCATCACTCTATTAAATCCAGGGACAGTAAATCAGATCGTCATATGTCTAAGTCAGAACGTAGCACTCCAAAATCAGGAAGAGCAACTCCGAAATCCGGAAAAACCACACCTAGGTCTGGAAAAGCCACCCCGAGATCAGGATTAGCTACACCGAAATCAGGACGAGCTACACCGCGATCAGGCGTTGCCACTCCTAAGAGTGGTAGATCAAGTGGAAAACCAGAAAAACGAACAAAACATAAGCCGTCTGAAAAAATGTCACAGCTAATGTCAGAAGCCGCTTCTTCATCAAGCAATGAAAGTATACCATTTGAACTAAGAAGGCTAGAGCAATCTGCCAGTGTTCCTTATAGTCTGGACCACGGACCAGAATTACTACGACATTGCCGAAGTGCGGCTTCTGTATTGGATGAACCAaacataaacaataattttggtTCAGAATCGTTACCCAACCTAGCTCCGCCGCCAGCATTTGAATCTCCTCCTCTTGACATAGATGATAAAGATTTCAAGATTTTGCCACCAGCAAGCTTTTTAAGTAAAGAGGAACAACGCCGTAGAAGTAGTTCAACATCGAGCTTAAGTGAACAAAGTGGATGGGTATCCAGTGGACGTAGTTCTGGTCCCTCTTCTCCTGACAATGCCAATAGTCAATTAAATCAAAACTTTGCGTCAAATTTTACAAGAACTCCAAGTAAAACTTACGAAGATCCTACTAATAACGAAAAATCTGATGGCAAAGctataaatgattttaaaagaaCGGTCCTTAACGGAGAACAGCTGCGTGAACGATTATTAAAATTGGCTGTGAAAGTCGCTCAAAATAATAGCCACGAAAAAATTGAATGCTGTGATAAAGAAGTATGTGAGGAGTGCACTATTTGTAGCGATTCGATATGCACCGATAGTCAATGCGAATATAACAAATTGATGCATAGTAACGGAATAGATACAGGTTGCAATTCAGACACTTGTTCGGCGTCTTGTTTTCGACAAATGCCGGAAACTAATTCAAAATCTAATCAAAGGCATAATTCCTTCAGTGCTACTCAAAGCAAGTCATACAGTGCAACCCCAAAAAACTCAAATGAGGGTACggtaaaaaaatcacaaaccatAAGCGATAATCTCCATCCTTACATTCGGAAAGAAATAACTCCTAAACCCCCACCTGTTCCAATAAAATCCAACAATATTGATAAAACTAAATTGAAGGATAGAATCCAATACACTGAAAGATTGATAGCCGAAGAAATAAGAAGCTTGACTGTGGAACGTCCTTGTAAAAGTCATAACAAAAAATCTGCATCAGATAGACCATCAGCAGCATCAGTGCAAAAATACCAAAATAAAGCAAAATCAGAAATTAACTTATCGCATTTCATCGGCGATAATGATTACGAGCACTTGCCTCCACCGCAACAGTTTAGGGATGCACCCCCACCGCCCGATGAGTTTAAGGTAACAAAG GATCCTCCATCAAAATCACCGAAGCTAAGTCGACAGAATAGCAAATCCTCGACACCATCGAAGACCTCTAAACAACAGATTCAACCGTCAACATTGCAATTGGACAACCCCCTTTATCACGTCTGCGAAG AGAATCGTGAGAGCAATTTCGTGAGCATATTTGGACTGGCTGAATCCGAAAGACTTTTTGTGAAATGTAGAGATGAATTTAGGCAAAGTGTCAAGTACCCTGGAGCCATTTACTCTGATTTTCCTCCCGTTGAAAATTCTCTTCCATATTTTCATATCAGCGATGAATATCGAATGTTTAATCctgaag gGTTGCATTTAATAATTTGCGTACACGGATTGGACGGTAACGCAGCTGACCTCCGACTGGTGAAGACTTATTTAGAACTAGGATTACCAGGTGCAAGATTAGATTTCCTTATGTCGGAGAGGAATCAAGGCGATACATTCTCAGACTTTGACACTATGACTGATAG GCTGGTTCAAGAGATACTTACTCACATCCAAAATTCGAGCGAACCCGCTAGAATAAGCTTCGTGGGCCATTCTCTCGGTACTATCATAATAAGATCAGCATTAGCGAGGCCTCAAATGAAGCCATACCTCGGGAAGCTACACACGTTTTTATCTTTGAGCGGTCCCCACCTCGGCACACTGTACAATTCTAGCGGATTAGTAAATGCTG GTATGTGGTTCATGCAAAAGTGGAAGAAATCAGGCTCCTTACTGCAGCTGTCCCTTCGAGACGCGTCTGATCCTCGCCGATCGTTTCTCTACCGGCTCAGCGAGAGAAGTCAGCTGCATCAGTTCAAGCACATCCTGCTCTGTGGCTCCGGCCAGGATAGATACGTGCCCCTGCACTCTGCTAGACTCGAGCTCTGTAAAGCTGCCGCGAAAGATACTTCTTTGTTGGGACAGGCTTATCGAGAAatg GTTCACAACATGGTGTCTCCACTAGCGGCCCGCGCGTCCGCCGTGTCCGTGGTGCGGTATGACGTGCAACACGCGTTACCACACACGGCAAGCGCGCTGGTCGGCAGAGCTGCGCACATCGCCGCCCTAGACTCTGATCTATTCATCGAAAAATTCCTTCTCGTGTCTGCACTTAAATATTTCCGATAA
- the LOC101741317 gene encoding protein FAM135A isoform X1: MSDLQATFEFSVELYKFYNVDLFQRGLYQVRVGLRVSPKVSVHIEASVASSNAAARTGRPAANASLVGGLAASRAFQIMYRNEEVTLRDIVHFRAHLLVDSRNLKESLERAEWSLGVELWCSEGAQSSTLGPVSCRVLKLHFQPSQGLHYHLPVLFDYFHLSAVSITIHASLVALHQPYIKKSIMHYVQSCTPRSSKQWGKLMKNAGSNFNTSGNFENVLFGSSGKCAGGNSSKIAHARQVHAEVCGILLGSLEGLQSALTVCGSTGVMLTPEESSSSSVIGEVAQRIKDLSDFGKKSECGEDEEWAMSAAHDIARLCAEVTLRWRAFLHHTTDRPHVHHALAARHHALRIKRFSECFFVLDNPRHSLAGCYDSNYQSYQSIGDVARRSRYLALLPPLPVHCIALDGDPHIMPIIFEDRYQDTAEFARRRSFLSSNANKSGSDPLLNSMPIGKECVCTVSSRRPSSEASRTPKTIMDVLEPQFKAPKPSSNIVQATLTLAPQKSTRTSPKMTAVKGNNLVEVMKPHNKQLEITGRNRYIVQNNQISEIQLPPNRSFGSYSAQQGQQLSRYSASTLDMNSSKSTTNVSRSGKDRHDRNDSFRPKHDITSGVSTLPARHSKSLDQLRVSQMTPTNPTQRLSKNSTNNSQSSVNYPKQYQPQQTVKPTTLPRSVTTTNYPTNTTARCSSKGDDYRRNISEFREKYKNPCNMNINPQGNNEVFHSVGYKYDGAVKPNPNQIYGYTFGNQGTLQANNLIRNPLEFQRGYNVNLPRPMLPPRNSYPPVSGKVQSVDQSNLVSSKQVHRSNSTHVFHQNMENPQLDIEAARNQLRYELNYYLQKGDWSYDFNTGSLIQNYQKKSSKSSDDSGFVMTLDRSSDGTSKSTYSKTPPSTPHSTMPSVRHKKSRSKESKLNNSGRENTKINSSRDSLSSHHSIKSRDSKSDRHMSKSERSTPKSGRATPKSGKTTPRSGKATPRSGLATPKSGRATPRSGVATPKSGRSSGKPEKRTKHKPSEKMSQLMSEAASSSSNESIPFELRRLEQSASVPYSLDHGPELLRHCRSAASVLDEPNINNNFGSESLPNLAPPPAFESPPLDIDDKDFKILPPASFLSKEEQRRRSSSTSSLSEQSGWVSSGRSSGPSSPDNANSQLNQNFASNFTRTPSKTYEDPTNNEKSDGKAINDFKRTVLNGEQLRERLLKLAVKVAQNNSHEKIECCDKEVCEECTICSDSICTDSQCEYNKLMHSNGIDTGCNSDTCSASCFRQMPETNSKSNQRHNSFSATQSKSYSATPKNSNEGTVKKSQTISDNLHPYIRKEITPKPPPVPIKSNNIDKTKLKDRIQYTERLIAEEIRSLTVERPCKSHNKKSASDRPSAASVQKYQNKAKSEINLSHFIGDNDYEHLPPPQQFRDAPPPPDEFKVTKDPPSKSPKLSRQNSKSSTPSKTSKQQIQPSTLQLDNPLYHVCEGIMERRKLRPHQSAKSGGVASVSTLNKSQSTGELANRNENGNNKENRESNFVSIFGLAESERLFVKCRDEFRQSVKYPGAIYSDFPPVENSLPYFHISDEYRMFNPEGLHLIICVHGLDGNAADLRLVKTYLELGLPGARLDFLMSERNQGDTFSDFDTMTDRLVQEILTHIQNSSEPARISFVGHSLGTIIIRSALARPQMKPYLGKLHTFLSLSGPHLGTLYNSSGLVNAGMWFMQKWKKSGSLLQLSLRDASDPRRSFLYRLSERSQLHQFKHILLCGSGQDRYVPLHSARLELCKAAAKDTSLLGQAYREMVHNMVSPLAARASAVSVVRYDVQHALPHTASALVGRAAHIAALDSDLFIEKFLLVSALKYFR, from the exons ATGAGCGACCTGCAGGCCACATTCGAGTTCTCCGTTGAGCTATACAAGTTCTACAATGTCGATCTCTTCCAAAGAGG GTTATACCAAGTTCGCGTGGGCTTGCGCGTGTCCCCAAAGGTGTCAGTGCACATTGAGGCCTCGGTTGCAAGTTCTAACGCCGCAGCTCGAACTGGCCGCCCTGCCGCCAACGCGTCGCTGGTCGGCGGTCTTGCAGCGTCGAGGGCTTTCCAGATAATGTACAGAAATGAGGAAGTCACGTTGCGAGATATAGTTCATTTCAGAGCCCATCTACTGG TTGACAGTCGAAATTTAAAAGAATCACTAGAACGAGCTGAGTGGAGTCTCGGCGTGGAGCTATGGTGCAGCGAAGGGGCTCAGTCCAGCACACTAGGGCCTGTCTCCTGCAGAGTGCTCAAGTTGCACTTCCAACCATCGCAGGGTCTACACTATCACTTACCTGTGCTGTTCGACTACTTCCATTTATCGGCAGTTTCCATCACCATCCACGCGAGTTTGGTTGCTTTGCATCAGCCCTACATCAA GAAAAGCATAATGCATTATGTGCAAAGTTG TACCCCAAGATCAAGTAAGCAATGGGGTAAACTGATGAAAAATGCAGGATCGAATTTCAACACGTCTGGTAACTTTGAAAATGTGCTTTTCGGATCCAGCGGGAAATGCGCTGGGGGAAATTCTAGTAAAATCGCTCACGCACG ACAAGTGCATGCTGAAGTTTGTGGTATTCTTCTTGGTTCGTTGGAGGGCTTGCAGAGCGCACTCACAGTATGTGGATCGACTGGCGTTATGCTCACACCTGAAGAGTCTTCTTCAAGCTCTGTCATCGGTGAAGTGGCACAAAGAATAAAAGATCTTAGTGACTTTGGaaag AAATCAGAATGCGGAGAAGACGAAGAATGGGCGATGAGTGCGGCCCACGACATCGCGCGGCTATGTGCTGAGGTGACTTTGCGTTGGAGAGCATTTCTACATCACACAACTGACCGACCTCATGTTCACCACGCACTAGCCGCTAGGCATCACGCTCTACG AATTAAACGATTTTCTGAGTGCTTTTTCGTGTTGGATAATCCACGACATTCACTAGCTGGGTGTTATGACAGCAACTACCAGTCTTACCAGAGTATCGGGGATGTAGCCCGAAGATCCAGATATTTAGCTCTGCTTCCGCCTCTCCCGGTACATTGTATTGCCCTTGACGGTGATCCACACATCATGCCTATCATTTTTGAAGACCG aTATCAAGATACGGCTGAATTCGCAAGACGACGTTCATTTTTGAGTTCAAATGCAAACAAATCAGGCAGTG ATCCACTTTTGAATTCAATGCCTATTGGAAAAGAGTGTGTATGTACGGTGAGTTCAAGAAGACCATCATCAGAAGCATCGAGAACGCCAAAAACGATTATGGATGTCCTCGAGCCTCAATTTAAAGCACCTAAACCAAGTTCCAATATTGTTCAAGCTACGTTAACATTAGCGCCACAGAAATCTACACGCACTTCTCCCAAAATGACGGCGGTAAAAGGAAACAACCTTGTTGAAGTAATGAAACCTCACAATAAACAATTAGAAATAACTGGACGAAACAGATATATTGTGCAAAACAATCAAATAAGTGAAATACAACTGCCCCCTAACAGATCTTTTGGTTCATATTCCGCACAACAAGGACAACAATTATCAAGGTATTCTGCATCTACTTTAGATATGAATAGTTCTAAAAGCACAACCAACGTTTCTCGATCGGGTAAAGACAGACATGATCGCAACGACAGTTTTCGTCCGAAACATGATATAACCAGTGGCGTTAGCACTTTACCTGCAAGACACAGTAAATCGTTAGACCAATTAAGAGTATCACAAATGACTCCAACGAATCCTACACAGAGGCTATCGAAAAATTCAACGAATAATTCTCAGTCTTCAGTGAACTACCCAAAACAATATCAACCACAACAAACAGTTAAACCTACTACTTTACCCAGAAGCGTCACAACTACTAATTACCCAACAAACACAACTGCAAGATGTTCATCAAAAGGAGATGACTATAGGAGGAACATTAGTGAATTtagagaaaaatataaaaacccaTGCAATATGAACATCAATCCACAAGGGAATAATGAAGTATTCCATAGCGTAGGATATAAGTATGATGGTGCGGTGAAACCTAATCCTAACCAAATCTATGGCTATACTTTCGGTAATCAGGGTACTCTACAAGCGAACAACCTAATTCGGAATCCCTTAGAATTTCAAAGAGGTTACAATGTAAATTTACCCCGTCCTATGTTACCTCCGCGTAATTCATATCCACCAGTGAGTGGTAAAGTACAATCAGTTGATCAAAGTAACTTAGTTTCTAGTAAACAGGTGCATCGATCCAACTCCACCCATGTTTTCCATCAAAATATGGAGAATCCACAACTAGACATTGAAGCTGCTCGAAACCAACTTCgatatgaactaaattactatctTCAAAAGGGGGACTGGAGCTACGATTTTAATACAGGGAGTCTTATTCAAAACTATCAAAAGAAATCTAGTAAAAGTAGTGATGATAGCGGATTTGTTATGACTCTTGATAGAAGCAGTGATGGAACATCAAAATCTACTTATTCAAAAACACCTCCTTCTACTCCTCATTCTACAATGCCTTCTGTAAGACATAAGAAAAGCCGTTCGAAAGAATCTAAGCTAAACAATAGTGGaagagaaaatacaaaaataaattcgaGCCGAGATTCCTTAAGCAGTCATCACTCTATTAAATCCAGGGACAGTAAATCAGATCGTCATATGTCTAAGTCAGAACGTAGCACTCCAAAATCAGGAAGAGCAACTCCGAAATCCGGAAAAACCACACCTAGGTCTGGAAAAGCCACCCCGAGATCAGGATTAGCTACACCGAAATCAGGACGAGCTACACCGCGATCAGGCGTTGCCACTCCTAAGAGTGGTAGATCAAGTGGAAAACCAGAAAAACGAACAAAACATAAGCCGTCTGAAAAAATGTCACAGCTAATGTCAGAAGCCGCTTCTTCATCAAGCAATGAAAGTATACCATTTGAACTAAGAAGGCTAGAGCAATCTGCCAGTGTTCCTTATAGTCTGGACCACGGACCAGAATTACTACGACATTGCCGAAGTGCGGCTTCTGTATTGGATGAACCAaacataaacaataattttggtTCAGAATCGTTACCCAACCTAGCTCCGCCGCCAGCATTTGAATCTCCTCCTCTTGACATAGATGATAAAGATTTCAAGATTTTGCCACCAGCAAGCTTTTTAAGTAAAGAGGAACAACGCCGTAGAAGTAGTTCAACATCGAGCTTAAGTGAACAAAGTGGATGGGTATCCAGTGGACGTAGTTCTGGTCCCTCTTCTCCTGACAATGCCAATAGTCAATTAAATCAAAACTTTGCGTCAAATTTTACAAGAACTCCAAGTAAAACTTACGAAGATCCTACTAATAACGAAAAATCTGATGGCAAAGctataaatgattttaaaagaaCGGTCCTTAACGGAGAACAGCTGCGTGAACGATTATTAAAATTGGCTGTGAAAGTCGCTCAAAATAATAGCCACGAAAAAATTGAATGCTGTGATAAAGAAGTATGTGAGGAGTGCACTATTTGTAGCGATTCGATATGCACCGATAGTCAATGCGAATATAACAAATTGATGCATAGTAACGGAATAGATACAGGTTGCAATTCAGACACTTGTTCGGCGTCTTGTTTTCGACAAATGCCGGAAACTAATTCAAAATCTAATCAAAGGCATAATTCCTTCAGTGCTACTCAAAGCAAGTCATACAGTGCAACCCCAAAAAACTCAAATGAGGGTACggtaaaaaaatcacaaaccatAAGCGATAATCTCCATCCTTACATTCGGAAAGAAATAACTCCTAAACCCCCACCTGTTCCAATAAAATCCAACAATATTGATAAAACTAAATTGAAGGATAGAATCCAATACACTGAAAGATTGATAGCCGAAGAAATAAGAAGCTTGACTGTGGAACGTCCTTGTAAAAGTCATAACAAAAAATCTGCATCAGATAGACCATCAGCAGCATCAGTGCAAAAATACCAAAATAAAGCAAAATCAGAAATTAACTTATCGCATTTCATCGGCGATAATGATTACGAGCACTTGCCTCCACCGCAACAGTTTAGGGATGCACCCCCACCGCCCGATGAGTTTAAGGTAACAAAG GATCCTCCATCAAAATCACCGAAGCTAAGTCGACAGAATAGCAAATCCTCGACACCATCGAAGACCTCTAAACAACAGATTCAACCGTCAACATTGCAATTGGACAACCCCCTTTATCACGTCTGCGAAG GAATAATGGAAAGAAGAAAACTGAGACCACATCAATCAGCTAAATCCGGTGGTGTTGCTTCAGTTAGTACTCTTAACAAAAGTCAGAGTACTGGAGAACTGGCAAATAGAAATGAAAACGGCAATAACAAAG AGAATCGTGAGAGCAATTTCGTGAGCATATTTGGACTGGCTGAATCCGAAAGACTTTTTGTGAAATGTAGAGATGAATTTAGGCAAAGTGTCAAGTACCCTGGAGCCATTTACTCTGATTTTCCTCCCGTTGAAAATTCTCTTCCATATTTTCATATCAGCGATGAATATCGAATGTTTAATCctgaag gGTTGCATTTAATAATTTGCGTACACGGATTGGACGGTAACGCAGCTGACCTCCGACTGGTGAAGACTTATTTAGAACTAGGATTACCAGGTGCAAGATTAGATTTCCTTATGTCGGAGAGGAATCAAGGCGATACATTCTCAGACTTTGACACTATGACTGATAG GCTGGTTCAAGAGATACTTACTCACATCCAAAATTCGAGCGAACCCGCTAGAATAAGCTTCGTGGGCCATTCTCTCGGTACTATCATAATAAGATCAGCATTAGCGAGGCCTCAAATGAAGCCATACCTCGGGAAGCTACACACGTTTTTATCTTTGAGCGGTCCCCACCTCGGCACACTGTACAATTCTAGCGGATTAGTAAATGCTG GTATGTGGTTCATGCAAAAGTGGAAGAAATCAGGCTCCTTACTGCAGCTGTCCCTTCGAGACGCGTCTGATCCTCGCCGATCGTTTCTCTACCGGCTCAGCGAGAGAAGTCAGCTGCATCAGTTCAAGCACATCCTGCTCTGTGGCTCCGGCCAGGATAGATACGTGCCCCTGCACTCTGCTAGACTCGAGCTCTGTAAAGCTGCCGCGAAAGATACTTCTTTGTTGGGACAGGCTTATCGAGAAatg GTTCACAACATGGTGTCTCCACTAGCGGCCCGCGCGTCCGCCGTGTCCGTGGTGCGGTATGACGTGCAACACGCGTTACCACACACGGCAAGCGCGCTGGTCGGCAGAGCTGCGCACATCGCCGCCCTAGACTCTGATCTATTCATCGAAAAATTCCTTCTCGTGTCTGCACTTAAATATTTCCGATAA